The Mercurialis annua linkage group LG2, ddMerAnnu1.2, whole genome shotgun sequence genome contains a region encoding:
- the LOC126668307 gene encoding uncharacterized protein LOC126668307, translating to MRGRGSGRGSGRGSGRGRGQGDPTEPDTEAQQQGQAEGPVQPLQQREPGEPPAILDDQGRAMVRPDRSRTLLLDSGPVSRAIRDIFRQCWFETGSAWRFLTADQREFYFQEFQKKFWWDTSAYSEGLIRQVFMTHAATRYKDNIHKMKKLKPKHTSVNQEIWEAWNAFWDTEKEKKKSEIARANRMSEPAGAGTGPVRHTGGSRSAIKNMDVMAKELDREPTATELYSRLHSTKADKRTVDKRAQDMTDFPEKWDAIAQRLAAATQSQTGEGSSASPAEVNETQLFLDIEGVNKKHRVYGLGSASSRYAGPSSRTQRGSSSRTSQQTEEDIDRRVQAGIQEGLREVEKSLAEKQRQELAEQLAAARREQQESMAQLIREEIARLMPTLPSEYRPQFPPPPPDGGDTTDL from the exons ATGAGGGGAAGAGGCTCAGGCAGAGGTTCAGGCCGGGGATCAGGCCGAGGACGTGGACAGGGAGACCCTACGGAGCCTGATACCGAGGCGCAGCAGCAGGGGCAGGCTGAAGGACCTGTTCAGCCTCTTCAGCAGCGTGAGCCTGGCGAGCCACCAGCTATTCTGGACGACCAGGGTAGGGCGATGGTTCGCCCGGACCGTAGCAG GACATTGTTGCTGGACTCTGGGCCTGTTTCTAGGGCTATACGGGACATTTTCAGACAATGCTGGTTCGAGACTGGATCAGCATGGCGCTTTCTGACAGCTGACCAGAGGGAGTTCTATTTTCAAGAATTTcag AAAAAGTTCTGGTGGGATACGTCGGCCTACAGCGAGGGGCTCATCAGACAGGTCTTCATGACCCACGCAGCCACTCGGTACAAAGACAATATCCATAAAATGAAGAAGTTGAAACCTAAGCACACATCTGTGAACCAGGAAATCTGGGAGGCCTGGAATGCTTTCTGGGACACagagaaagagaagaaaaaatcaGAGATAGCCCGGGCAAACCGGATGAGCGAGCCGGCTGGCGCTGGTACTGGACCTGTTCGCCATACCGGGGGATCTCGCTCCGCTATCAAGAATATGGATGTGATG GCTAAGGAGCTCGACCGGGAGCCGACTGCGACGGAGCTGTACAGTCGCCTTCACTCAACAAAGGCTGACAAGAGAACGGTCGACAAGCGGGCCCAAGACATGACT gacttccctgaaaaatgg GATGCCATCGCTCAGAGGCTCGCTGCCGCGACACAATCGCAGACCGGAGAGGGTAGCTCTGCGAGTCCAGCGGAGGTGAACGAGACCCAGCTGTTTCTAGACATtgagggcgtcaacaagaagcaCCGGGTGTACGGCCTAGGTTCGGCGAGCAGCAGATATGCAGGCCCGAGCAGTAGGACGCAGCGAGGCAGCTCTTCCAGGACGTCGCAGCAGACAGAAGAGGACATCGATCGCCGTGTTCAGGCCGGCATTCAAGAGGGTCTGCGTGAGGTTGAGAAGAGCCTAGCAGAGAAGCAGAGACAGGAGTTGGCGGAGCAATTGGCGGCTGCGCGGCGTGAGCAGCAGGAGAGCATGGCCCAGCTTATCCGTGAGGAGATCGCGAGGTTGATGCCTACTCTCCCTTCAGAGTATCGACCACAGTTCCCCCCTCCCCCGCCAGACGGCGGCGACACTACAGATTTGTAG